In Cololabis saira isolate AMF1-May2022 chromosome 4, fColSai1.1, whole genome shotgun sequence, one DNA window encodes the following:
- the LOC133441546 gene encoding centrosomal protein of 164 kDa-like isoform X1: protein MNPAAVIGDQLILEEDYDDSFIPSQQEIQEYAREIGIDPDREPELLWLAREGIVAPMPAEWKPCQDVTGDIYYFNFTTGQSTWDHPCDEHYRRLVNQERERAKLTAVAGGVGGKKDKKKKKEKKEKKEKKKKEPLKTPSALSSSLGPLASPLASLAPLRGRDGPGNVPLSGPVPSLRGSFGSSGGLEPLKASIQGPQSSGTSNVLGTRQEEKVSFTLPGLDDDDDDDYDEDKISYERSPQGSDLLKNLHLDLDDLGGGLRYEESEASGAAAAEERTEPELQDLALSGDHSPEPPSQKESEVSKNAEDPSSSSHLKQSREVQGTKDLSGRTSPLEMNDGEGTQGEEENQDGDEEKAEASNSEMLDKEKEEPSFQKVERLVLHESSPSPSLSSSSRSDRGVFHHHRDKGIGVSPGLQRPETSRGRPVQRLDEQPDKPEPALQKEGIHLGEEARWRIQKERKKEQDDERKRAEAEERSLREREEEKVRREAERKMEEEKELMLEEKEKKMRLLQDELRREEEEEERKLREESEERLRALRQRLMSERTEEETRLNGESEGALEELRRSVRREREIQQHTLREDSEATLAELRIALEQERAAARDRLEQQQKQDLERLKAESEEELRAEKSRFQREREEQLNSLKQEVRSTERRRELMMSPRPEKQLAEYHRELTDVLQEVRDEVQRDHERKLEQLRDDHRRETNNIREKYLDEETALRESLLSTLQEDKERLRASNAVQLEKLRLQLDTRIQKTQLVHSCKESELTELSDRLALREKELKSQEAMLQTKAADLKRKRKKLGEEEEEVDRHLKALPRLMQERDQLKEELQRMREQMAEARELIHRAREERDEAKEERERLREDRDKARQESRSAREDKERLESKVALLQERCVRLGARVRELEQAGADGTSLKREQNKKEEEKAPTPPSGEINSPLHVDDLEPPLSPAPDSHSSMDEFRRYISSHGVSIQKTKRFLERESSRLLERQAALRAAQTSSSQVHNHAGGAEELIRSLQQEARDVAELQRTVQRGTTLLQRKEEQLQQLENSVVEKVAFEDFSRLAAERKVTFDVTESDLSSNVEPPDETAGQAAVPAKVQELAESLQQISGQLNSVLGALGSLAQGSLAPASVSFPPQMHFQPPPPPARLSEPLWAWSSQSSCAAPPLFSSPISSRLGPPEDLINARWSQIFPGTTMDSVGPGTTRPSSAYPSSYTPISEHTRSLMSMQKSVEVDGQRLQGLIDGNKRWLERRKKDSSIPLFTRYQAPASKSSLVQLGLDDNNQIRVYHY from the exons AGATCCAAGAGTATGCAAGAGAGATCGGCATCGATCCTGACAGGGAGCCAGAGCTGCTGTGGCTGGCCAGGGAGGGCATTGTCGCACCCATGCCTGCCGAGTGGAAGCCTTG CCAGGATGTGACGGGGGACATTTACTATTTCAATTTCACCACCGGCCAGTCCACCTGGGATCACCCGTGCGACGAGCATTACCGCCGCCTGGTGAACCAGGAGCGTGAGCGTGCTAAGCTCACAGCCGTCGCCGGGGGTGTAGGGGGTAAGAAGgacaagaaaaagaagaaagaaaagaaggagaagaaagagaagaagaaaaaagagccacTGAAGACTCCATCA GCGCTGAGTTCCTCCTTGGGGCCGTTGGCATCCCCGCTCGCCAGCTTGGCTCCTCTAAGAGGTCGGGATGGTCCTGGGAATGTCCCTCTCTCTGGACCGGTTCCTTCTCTCCGTGGGTCCTTTGGCAGTTCTGGGGGCCTGGAACCCCTTAAGGCATCCATACAG GGACCTCAAAGCAGCGGGACATCTAATGTTTTAGGTACCAGGCAAGAGGAAAAGGTGTCCTTCACTTTGCCTGGTTTagatgatgatgacgacgatGATTATGACGAAGACAAAATCTCTTATGAG CGGAGTCCTCAGGGTTCAGACCTGCTGAAGAACCTCCATCTGGACCTGGATGATCTTGGAGGAGGTCTACGATATGAG GAGAGTGAAGCCAGtggtgcagctgcagctgaggaGAGGACGGAGCCAGAGCTGCAAGACTTGGCCCTGTCTGGAGACCACAGCCCCGAACCGCCTTCGCAAAAG GAGTCTGAGGTCAGTAAGAACGCCGAGGACCCGTCCTCCTCCTCGCATCTCAAG CAGTCCCGGGAGGTTCAGGGTACTAAAGACCTGTCCGGCAGGACCAGTCCTCTGGAGATGAATGACGGAGAGGGAACACAAGGAGAAGAGGAgaaccaggatggagacgaGGAAAAGGCTGAGGCCAGCAACAG TGAAATGCTggataaagaaaaagaagagccaTCATTCCAGAAAGTTGAGCGGCTCGTCCTCCACGAGTCCAGTCCGTCACCCTCGCTCTCCAGCTCCTCGCGCTCAGACCGCGGCGTCTTCCATCATCACAGAGACAAAGGGATCGGCGTGTCGCCGGGGCTGCAGAGACCCGAGACCTCAAGAGGACGACCCGTCCAGCGTTTAGACGAGCAACCGGACAAGCCTGAGCCCGCTTTACAAAAAGAAGGGATCCATCTGGGAGAAGAGGCCAGGTGGAGAATccagaaggagaggaagaaagaGCAGGATGACGAGAGGAAGAGGGCAGAGGCAGAGGAGCGGAGTctgagagaaagagaagaggagaagGTGAGGAGGGAGGCTGAACGAaaaatggaggaggagaaggagcttATGTTGGaagaaaaggagaagaagatgCGTCTCCTCCAGGACGAACtgaggagagaggaagaggaagaggaaaggaAACTTAGGGAAGAGAGTGAAGAAAGGCTGAG GGCTCTGCGGCAGCGTCTCATGTCAGAGAGGACGGAGGAGGAGACTCGGCTGAATGGAGAGTCTGAAGGAGCCCTGGAAGAACTGAGACGGTCCGtcaggagggagagggagatccagcagcacacGCTCAG GGAAGATAGTGAGGCTACGCTCGCCGAGTTACGCATCGCTCTGGAGCAAGAGCGAGCAGCCGCCCGTGACAGGCTGGAGCAGCAACAGAAGCAGGACTTGGAGCGTCTGAAAGCAGAGTCGGAGGAGGAGCTCCGGGCTGAGAAGAGCAGATTCCAGAGGGAGCGGGAGGAACAACTCAACTCTCTTAAACAGGAG GTCAGAAGcacggagaggaggagggagctGATGATGAGTCCACGACCTGAAAAGCAGCTGGCAGAGTACCACCGCGAG CTGACGGATGTTCTCCAGGAAGTGAGAGACGAAGTGCAACGTGACCACGAGAGGAAGCTGGAGCAGCTTAGGGACGACCACAGGAGGGAGACGAACAACATCAGAGAGAAATACTTAGATGAG GAGACGGCCTTGAGGGAGAGCCTGCTCTCCACCCTGCAGGAGGACAAAgagcgtctccgggcctccaaCGCTGTTCAGCTAGAGAAGCTCCGCTTGCAGCTTGACACACGGATACAAAAGACTCAGCTGGTGCATTCATGCAAG GAGTCAGAACTGACGGAGCTGTCGGATCGGTTGGCGCTGAGAGAGAAAGAGCTGAAAAGCCAGGAGGCCATGCTACAGACCAAG gcagcagatctgaagaggaagaggaaaaagctcggagaggaggaggaagaggtggaCAGACATCTAAAG GCGTTGCCGCGCCTGATGCAGGAGAGGGACCAGCTgaaggaggagctgcagaggatGAGAGAGCAGATGGCCGAGGCCAGAGAACTCATCCACAGGGCCAGGGAGGAGAGAGACGAGGCcaaggaggagagggagaggcTGAGGGAGGACAGAGACAAAGCcaggcaggagagcaggagcgcCAGGGAGGACAAGGAGCGGCTGGAGAGCAAGGTGGCCCTGCTGCAGGAGAGATGCGTCCGCCTCGGCGCCAGAGTCAG ggagttggaaCAAGCCGGAGCAGACGGCACGTCCCTCAAAAGGgagcaaaacaaaaaggaggaagagaaggcaCCGACGCCTCCCAGTGGCGAGATAAACTCACCGCTGCACGTGGACGACCTGGAGCCTCCTCTCTCCCCGGCACCAGACAGCCACAGCAGCATGGACGA GTTCCGGCGGTACATCTCCTCTCACGGCGTCTCCATCCAGAAGACCAAAAGGTTCCTGGAGAGGgagagcagccggctgctggAGAGGCAGGCGGCTCTGCGGGCAGCTCAGACCAGCTCGTCCCAGGTCCACAATCACGCAGGAGGGGCCGAGGAGCTGATACGATCCCTTCAGCAG GAGGCCAGAGATGTGGCAGAACTCCAGCGGACAGTCCAGAGAGGAACCACGCTGCTGCAGAGGAAAGAGGAGCAGCTTCAGCAGCTGGAGAACTCCGTGGTTGAAAAG GTAGCATTTGAGGATTTCTCTCGGctggcagcagagaggaaggtgACCTTCGACGTGACCGAGTCGGACCTCAGCAGTAACGTGGAGCCTCCAGATGAGAcag CAGGTCAGGCCGCTGTTCCAGCCAAAGTGCAGGAGTTAGCGGAGTCTCTCCAGCAGATCTCAGGCCAGCTCAACAGCGTCCTGGGGGCGCTGGGTTCTCTCGCCCAGGGGTCTCTGGCTCCCGCCTCCGTATCGTTCCCCCCCCAGATGCACTTCCAGCCGCCACCTCCTCCCGCGAGGCTCTCCGAGCCGCTCTGGGCTTGGAGCTCTCAGAGCAGCTGTGCAGCGCCCCCTCTGTTCAGCAGCCCCATCAGCAGCAGGCTGGGACCCCCCGAGGACCTCATTAACGCACGCTGGAGCCAGATATTCCCTG GAACGACTATGGACTCTGTCGGGCCCGGCACCACCAGGCCCAGCTCGGCTTACCCATCATCATACACTCCTATCAG CGAGCACACCCGCAGCCTGATGTCCATGCAGAAGTCGGTGGAGGTGGACGGCCAGAGGCTGCAGGGGCTCATAGACGGCAACAAGAGGTGGCTGGAGAGGCGCAAAAAGGACTCCAGCAT ACCCCTGTTCACTCGTTATCAGGCTCCTGCCTCCAAGAGCAGCTTGGTCCAGCTGGGCCTGGACGATAACAACCAGATCAGAGTCTACCACTACTGA